One genomic segment of Sminthopsis crassicaudata isolate SCR6 chromosome 2, ASM4859323v1, whole genome shotgun sequence includes these proteins:
- the C2H10orf120 gene encoding uncharacterized protein C10orf120 homolog, producing the protein MQTLNSVANQNAYNPNDCTHEKDPLLCIDDLNQDAISSIWMKYYGGDPRIALGKHSPLEKEIMRLGGVHTIATRRLLAQKQKEEEKLLKKLRQKSPDYQKALEYKKEHPLLNTGKKSMEKTWTAKIIISREDLKVPSRERKTINKHIERMKLGRRLQEGTHSKEAQTNSFLPAVTPDFNSASQKRDDYAESSKTNKTEIKMEVTFKADEPKRTIVRKPNDNGPNDRQTLDIRTKAERKIAGHTNRTRMLHTDFPGDLLFLSQNYKATRIHINPSMKTLLLNKEGQWKNSLQYPFEDSSHS; encoded by the exons ATGCAGACTTTAAATTCAGTGGCTAATCAAAATGCATACAATCCAAATGATTGCACTCATGAAAAAGATCCACTATTATGCATTGATGACTTGAATCAGGATGCAATATCAAG CATATGGATGAAATACTATGGAGGTGACCCACGTATTGCTCTTGGAAAACATTCTCccttggaaaaagaaatcatg CGTTTAGGTGGTGTGCATACAATAGCCACGAGAAGACTTTTGGCTCAGaaacagaaggaggaagagaagttaCTTAAGAAGCTCAGGCAAAAATCACCAGATTACCAAAAAGCACTGGAATATAAAAAGGAACACCCCCTTTTAAATACAGGGAAGAAAAGTATGGAAAAAACCTGGACtgctaaaataattatttcacgGGAAGACCTTAAGGTGCCATCTAGAGAGAGGAAAACTATCAATAAGCACATAGAAAGGATGAAGTTGGGCAGAAGATTGCAAGAAGGAACACATTCCAAAGAAGCTCAAACAAACTCATTTCTACCAGCTGTAACTCCAGATTTCAATTCAGCAAGTCAAAAAAGAGATGATTATGCAGAAAGctcaaaaacaaataagacagaaataaaaatggaggTAACTTTCAAGGCAGATGAACCCAAAAGGACCATTGTAAGAAAACCAAATGACAATGGTCCAAATGACAGGCAAACACTTGACATAAGAACAAAAGCAGAACGCAAGATAGCAGGACACACAAATCGTACACGTATGCTACATACAGATTTCCCTGGTGATCTGCTTTTCTTAAGTCAAAATTATAAAGCCACAAGAATTCATATCAATCCCAGCATGAAGACATTACTCTTGAACAAAGAGGGTCAGTGGAAAAATTCTCTTCAATATCCTTTCGAAGATTCTTCTCATTCTTAA